GGCTTATTTTAGGAATACCAATCTATTTCTTTATGAAGAAATATTCAAAATAAAAAAGGGCTCTCAATTAAGAGAGCTCTTTTATTATAAGTTCTACAGGGCAATGATCAGACCCTAAAATATCGCTATGAATATTTGCTTCAACAATTTTATCTTTTATTTTATTAGAAACTACAAAGTAATCTATTCTCCAACCAGCATTATTTTTCCGAGCGCTGAATCTATATGACCACCAAGAGTATTTTTCAGTAGCATCTGGATGTAAATATCTAAAGCTGTCTACAAATCCACTTTCAAGTAACTCACTAAATTTATTTCTTTCTTCAATAGTAAATCCTGCATTTGTTTTATTTGATTTTGGATTTTTTAAATCAATTTCAGTATGTGCAACATTTAAATCTCCACAAAGAATTACAGGTTTTTTTGAGTCTAAATTTAAAAGATAGTTTCTGAAATCATCTTCCCAAGTCATTCTATATTCTAATCTAGCTAATTCAGTTTGTGAGTTAGGAGTATAAACATTTACTAGATAGTAATCTTTAAATTCTAAGGTAATAACTCTTCCCTCTTTATCATGATGGTCTATACCTATATCATATGATACAGATACTGGAATTTCTTTTGTAAAT
This genomic window from Cetobacterium sp. NK01 contains:
- a CDS encoding exodeoxyribonuclease III, with product MKKLISWNVNGFRAVLQKNFLEYFNSIDADVFCLQEIKLQEGQVDFNPEGYNCYWNYAEKKGYSGTAIFTKEIPVSVSYDIGIDHHDKEGRVITLEFKDYYLVNVYTPNSQTELARLEYRMTWEDDFRNYLLNLDSKKPVILCGDLNVAHTEIDLKNPKSNKTNAGFTIEERNKFSELLESGFVDSFRYLHPDATEKYSWWSYRFSARKNNAGWRIDYFVVSNKIKDKIVEANIHSDILGSDHCPVELIIKELS